CAAGCAAGCCGTTGCGGCCTTGCCCACGTCGCGCTTCGATGGGTCGGCTTTGTCGACTTTGTTGGATGAATTGCGGGAGATTAAGACTCCTGAAGAGATAAAGCACTTGCGGCAAGCCATTCGTATCTCGGCGGTTGGCCAGCAAGAGGTTATGAAGGCCATGAAGCCGAATATGACCGAGATGGAAGTGCAGGGCCTGCACGAGTTTGTATACCGGAAGTATGGGGCCGAATTTGAAGGCTATCCCAGCATTGTAGGCGCCGGCAACAATGCTTGTGTACTCCACTACACCGTCAACGATAAACCCCGTCTCGGCAACGACTTGGTACTGATGGACTGCGGCGCCGAATACCACGGCTACACCGCTGACGTAACCCGTACCATTCCTGCCACGGGTAAGTTTACCACGGAGCAGCGCCAGATTTACGAGTTGGTGCTAGCTGCCCAGCAAGCCGGCTTCGAGCAGTGCAAGCCCGGCAGCGCTTTTCGAGCACCAGACGAAGCAGCCCGGAAGGTGGTCACGGAAGGATTGCTTAAACTGGGCATCATTAAAGACGCCAAAGAAGCTCGACAATACTTCCCACACGGCACCTCGCACTACCTCGGCCTTGATGTGCACGACCGTGGTACTTACGGGCCACTGCGCGCAGGCAATGTTATTACTGTCGAGCCAGGAATTTACATTCCCGAGAACAGTCCCTGCGATAAGAAGTGGTGGAATATCGGGGTGCGTATTGAAGATGACGTGCTGGTAACGGATAAAGGCTGGGAAAACCTATCCAAGGAGGCTCCGCGCACCGTGGCCGAAATTGAAGCACTTATGGCTAAATCGAGCGTCCTAGATGACTTTAAGCTTCCGGAGCTGAAGTAGCTCTGAGCTGGAGTTTAAGGTGCATTTGCCTTAAGCCAAAGTAAAAAGTGGAATTTACATTGTGCTGACCATTTGGTAATTCCGCAAAGGCTCGTACCTTTGCAGTCCTTAATCCAAAAACCCCCAGTCGAGATGGCTAAGAAAGGAAACCGGGTGCAGGTAATCCTGGAGTGCACCGAGCACAAGAACTCGGGCCAGCCAGGCACCTCGCGCTATATCACTACGAAGAATCGTAAGAACACTCCTGAGCGCATTGAATTGAAGAAATTCAACTCTGTGCTGAAGAAGATGACCGTTCACAAGGAAATCAAGTAAGCTGAGCAATGGCTAAGAAAGTAGTAGCAACCCTGAAAGTAGCGGGCGGAAAAGACTGGGCTAAAGTCATTCGCGCCGTGAAGTCGCCAAAAACTGGCGCTTACACCTTCCGTGAGGAAATGGTGCTCGTAGACAAAGTACAGGAGTATTTGGCCTCCGGGACCAAGTAATCTGACGCCTTTGTGGCGTTCCTGTAGTAAGTGAAGAAGTCCCGCCAGCAGTGGGACTTTTTTGCGTTGTAGCGCGAAGCTCCAGCTTCGTGCGTCGTTGCCCAATTAGTTTAGCTAGCTTGTGGTAACTATTTGCATGCAACGATACGCGAAGCTGGAGCT
The window above is part of the Hymenobacter radiodurans genome. Proteins encoded here:
- a CDS encoding aminopeptidase P family protein → MPLSLLKKAPRLVRVACVATLLASFVPEVSAQRAAGPDRPADFMDPAFHRQRRELLRQKLPARSVAVLFASPVRNRANDVDFKYHQDPDLFYLTGYEEPDAVLVLFKEPQTVGGQSGVTEALYVQPRNPRAEQWTGRRLGTEGAKQQLKLQYVADNKEFAAAKLPWSSFEQVLFLDQPQDARDDASNPGDVYSLIQTFRQGANFPADYNPSRNEAYAMIRRYAGTPGAANLAPYLTNLTQEQPQLGSDRYLQAYLKASTDDARKQAVAALPTSRFDGSALSTLLDELREIKTPEEIKHLRQAIRISAVGQQEVMKAMKPNMTEMEVQGLHEFVYRKYGAEFEGYPSIVGAGNNACVLHYTVNDKPRLGNDLVLMDCGAEYHGYTADVTRTIPATGKFTTEQRQIYELVLAAQQAGFEQCKPGSAFRAPDEAARKVVTEGLLKLGIIKDAKEARQYFPHGTSHYLGLDVHDRGTYGPLRAGNVITVEPGIYIPENSPCDKKWWNIGVRIEDDVLVTDKGWENLSKEAPRTVAEIEALMAKSSVLDDFKLPELK
- a CDS encoding DUF4295 domain-containing protein, with product MAKKVVATLKVAGGKDWAKVIRAVKSPKTGAYTFREEMVLVDKVQEYLASGTK
- the rpmG gene encoding 50S ribosomal protein L33, whose product is MAKKGNRVQVILECTEHKNSGQPGTSRYITTKNRKNTPERIELKKFNSVLKKMTVHKEIK